The Actinocatenispora sera genome has a window encoding:
- a CDS encoding MMPL family transporter, protein MSARRLLWWVVPALIVLLWLVGAGPQGASLGKLADVQTNDNSAFLPTSSESTEVAQQVSRFTEPGVVPAIVVYSADAPLTVAQRGVVAADAKSLGRLPGLRGPVVGPRFSEDRRAAELVVPLDSAGDVAGAVDTIRHAARDRAGLTAHVTGPAGLSADLGAAFAGIDGRLLLVTGALVFLILIVVYRSPLLPVVVLATATLALAAAGGVIYQLAKHDVLKLSGMSQGILFILVIGACTDYGLLLVARFREELHRHADRRRALTTAYRAALEPIAASGGTVILGVLCLLVTNLKSTHDVGPVAAIGIGASLLAALTFLPACLLLLGRAAFWPFAPRYGASRAPGRPGLWGRIARFVGRYPRRCWLVVGGVLLIVAVVFVPQLQASGTKQTDVFLHTEDSVTGQQVLAEHFPAGAGNPTQITARAGAADRVVAATRAVRGVSPSSVAVVGAGGRPGAGPAKVVDGRVLVEATLADAPDSAAAIDTVHRLRDRLASVPGADAKVGGFTAIQADTNATSEHDRAVVIPLVLAVVLVVLILLLRAVVAPLVLIASVVLSFAATLGVAALVFNHLLDFPGADPSVPLFAFVFLVALGVDYNIFLMSRVREESVRLGTRDGTLHALRATGGVITSAGVVLAATFAALAVLPILFLVQVAFLVAFGVLLDTIVVRSVLVPAAILDLGRASWWPSRLSRRPNPAG, encoded by the coding sequence ATGTCGGCCCGGCGACTGTTGTGGTGGGTGGTGCCCGCCCTCATCGTGCTGCTCTGGCTGGTCGGCGCTGGTCCGCAGGGCGCGAGTCTCGGCAAGCTCGCGGACGTGCAGACCAACGACAACTCGGCGTTCCTGCCCACCTCGTCGGAGTCGACCGAGGTCGCGCAGCAGGTCTCCCGGTTCACCGAGCCCGGTGTGGTGCCGGCCATCGTGGTGTACTCCGCGGACGCACCGCTGACCGTCGCGCAGCGTGGCGTCGTCGCCGCCGACGCGAAGTCGCTGGGTCGGCTGCCTGGCCTGCGTGGCCCGGTCGTCGGCCCGCGGTTCAGCGAGGACCGCCGGGCGGCGGAACTGGTCGTGCCGCTCGACTCGGCCGGCGACGTGGCCGGGGCGGTGGACACCATCCGGCACGCCGCCCGGGACCGTGCCGGCCTCACCGCGCACGTGACCGGGCCGGCCGGGCTCTCGGCCGACCTGGGCGCCGCGTTCGCCGGCATCGACGGACGGCTGCTGCTGGTCACCGGCGCACTGGTGTTCCTGATCCTGATCGTGGTCTACCGCTCGCCGCTGCTGCCGGTCGTCGTCCTGGCCACCGCCACGCTCGCCCTGGCCGCCGCCGGCGGGGTGATCTACCAGCTCGCCAAGCACGACGTCCTGAAGCTGAGCGGGATGAGCCAGGGCATCCTCTTCATCCTCGTCATCGGTGCCTGTACCGACTACGGACTGTTGCTCGTCGCCCGGTTCCGGGAAGAGTTGCACCGGCACGCGGACCGGCGCCGCGCCCTCACCACCGCGTACCGGGCGGCCCTGGAGCCGATCGCGGCGAGCGGCGGCACGGTGATCCTCGGCGTGCTCTGCCTGCTCGTCACCAACCTGAAGTCCACCCATGACGTCGGACCGGTGGCGGCGATCGGCATCGGCGCCTCGCTGCTCGCGGCGCTCACCTTCCTGCCGGCGTGCCTGCTGCTGCTCGGCCGGGCCGCGTTCTGGCCGTTCGCCCCGCGGTACGGCGCGTCCCGCGCCCCGGGCCGCCCGGGGCTGTGGGGCCGCATCGCCCGGTTCGTCGGCCGGTACCCGCGGCGCTGCTGGCTGGTGGTCGGCGGGGTGCTGCTGATCGTGGCGGTGGTGTTCGTACCGCAACTGCAGGCCAGCGGTACCAAGCAGACCGACGTGTTCCTGCACACCGAGGACTCGGTGACCGGGCAGCAGGTGCTCGCCGAGCACTTTCCGGCCGGCGCAGGCAACCCGACCCAGATCACCGCCCGGGCCGGCGCCGCCGACCGGGTGGTCGCGGCGACCCGCGCGGTGCGCGGCGTCTCGCCGTCCTCGGTGGCCGTCGTCGGCGCCGGCGGGCGGCCCGGCGCGGGCCCGGCGAAGGTCGTCGACGGCCGGGTACTGGTCGAGGCGACGCTCGCCGACGCGCCCGACTCGGCCGCCGCGATCGACACCGTGCACCGGCTGCGGGACCGGCTCGCGTCGGTACCGGGTGCCGACGCCAAGGTCGGCGGGTTCACGGCGATCCAGGCGGACACCAACGCCACCTCCGAGCACGACCGTGCGGTGGTCATCCCGCTGGTGCTCGCGGTCGTGCTGGTGGTGCTGATCCTGCTGCTGCGGGCGGTGGTGGCGCCGCTGGTGCTGATCGCGAGCGTGGTGCTGTCGTTCGCCGCCACGCTCGGGGTGGCGGCGCTGGTGTTCAACCACCTGCTCGACTTCCCCGGCGCGGACCCGTCGGTACCGCTGTTCGCGTTCGTGTTCCTGGTTGCGCTCGGGGTCGACTACAACATCTTCCTGATGAGCCGGGTCCGGGAGGAGTCGGTACGGCTCGGCACCCGGGACGGCACGCTGCACGCGCTGCGCGCCACCGGCGGCGTCATCACCTCCGCCGGCGTCGTGCTCGCGGCGACCTTCGCGGCGCTCGCGGTGTTGCCGATCCTGTTCCTGGTGCAGGTGGCGTTCCTGGTCGCGTTCGGCGTCCTGCTCGACACCATCGTGGTGCGCTCGGTCCTGGTGCCGGCGGCGATCCTGGATCTCGGCCGGGCCAGCTGGTGGCCCAGCCGGCTGTCCCGCCGCCCCAACCCGGCCGGTTGA
- a CDS encoding putative bifunctional diguanylate cyclase/phosphodiesterase, translating to MAARPELTWRLAAGYSAWIAVLAAGYFTRPDWHLVTWALISLTCVAGIIAGIVLYRPSRIWPWVLLAAANLAYGSGDTTYNVLTTYFGATNPFPSVADALYLATYPLFAIGLAGFSRYRTRRDPGAVIDALIVTGAVALLSWVFLIRPMRAEDDPLSRIVGMAYPLGDVLMLLMLARLVFSPDGIRNPSVRLLAVGTAGIFASDVVYGLLQLNGSWSVGSGVDVGWLVFYWAWGLAALWPSMRGLTNPLPHKPANLLPLYRLILISAAALIPPVLLLTEVIIHDQSFIRAGIVATIILFTLVILRLAGVVRTHRRAVERERALRASAADLVGALDLGQIRDRMQQAVGRLVGEGVPHRTLAAVGRDDLMVEVTDDPAPLTWPRGSITATHLVRLGKIPTTITPVAELPDPLAERFRGSGSVLICALAAKRVSATQPGGVLMVGAEKVALGASQDALETLAAQIALAVGRVDLAEEVGRRKSEAYFRTLVHNSFDVILIVDEGDIVRYASPSAAAMFGEPPQPGQLLPELVEETDRGRVIASLGRMRAYDSAEGHEEWRLSADSDGEVFWEVRYANLRSDQTVKGLVLTLRDVTARRRLEAELRHRAFHDPLTGLANRPLFADRVAHALARSRRTGKLAAVVFVDLDDFKIVNDTLGHSAGDGLLVAVANRLAGSVRSADTAARLGGDEFALLLEDVDSMADLERIAAGLTDTLAMPYTLTDGTTRATASVGIATSAESDDVDEMLRHADLAVYAAKAAGRRQWCRFQPELHTGMLESRALSAQLEEAVRSDEFRLHYQPIVELADDRIVAMEALARWPTRRHGVVLPERFITLAEETGHIVQLGAWVLQRATADLAAWRRSGDWPTPPYVSVNVSARQLHDGGFVAGVRAALESAQLPGEALVLELTESVLMGRHDQVEADLRALKDLGVRLAIDDFGTGYSSLSYLRELPIDVIKIDKSFVRGIARNQQDLRLLEGIIRITDTFGVQLIAEGIETAQQRDLLIEIGCGFGQGYLFSKPVAPGEAERLLVASNDR from the coding sequence ATGGCCGCACGGCCGGAGCTGACCTGGCGGCTGGCCGCCGGGTACTCGGCGTGGATCGCGGTGCTCGCCGCCGGATACTTCACCCGACCCGACTGGCACCTGGTCACCTGGGCACTGATCAGCCTCACCTGCGTGGCCGGCATCATCGCCGGCATCGTGCTGTACCGGCCGTCGCGGATCTGGCCGTGGGTGCTGCTCGCCGCCGCCAACCTGGCCTACGGCTCCGGCGACACCACCTACAACGTGCTCACCACCTACTTCGGCGCGACCAACCCGTTCCCGTCGGTCGCCGATGCGCTCTACCTCGCCACGTATCCGCTGTTCGCGATCGGTCTCGCCGGTTTCAGCCGGTACCGCACCAGGCGTGATCCCGGCGCGGTCATCGACGCGCTGATCGTCACCGGGGCGGTCGCCCTGCTGTCCTGGGTGTTCCTGATCCGGCCGATGCGCGCCGAGGACGACCCGCTCAGCCGCATCGTCGGCATGGCGTACCCGCTGGGCGACGTGCTCATGCTGCTGATGCTGGCCCGGCTGGTGTTCTCCCCGGACGGCATCCGCAACCCGTCGGTGCGGCTGCTGGCCGTCGGCACCGCCGGCATCTTCGCCTCCGACGTCGTGTACGGCCTGCTGCAGCTCAACGGGAGCTGGTCGGTCGGCAGCGGCGTCGACGTCGGCTGGCTGGTGTTCTACTGGGCCTGGGGGCTCGCCGCCCTGTGGCCGTCCATGCGGGGGCTGACCAACCCGTTGCCGCACAAACCCGCGAACCTGCTCCCGCTGTACCGGCTGATCCTGATCAGCGCCGCGGCGCTGATCCCACCGGTGCTGCTGCTCACCGAGGTGATCATCCACGACCAGTCGTTCATCCGGGCCGGCATCGTCGCGACGATCATCCTGTTCACGCTGGTCATCCTGCGGTTGGCCGGGGTGGTCCGGACCCACCGGCGGGCGGTGGAACGCGAGCGCGCGCTGCGCGCGTCGGCCGCCGACCTGGTCGGCGCGCTGGACCTCGGTCAGATCCGGGACCGGATGCAGCAGGCGGTCGGCCGGTTGGTCGGCGAGGGCGTCCCGCACCGGACGCTCGCCGCAGTCGGCCGCGACGATCTGATGGTGGAGGTCACCGACGACCCCGCACCGCTGACCTGGCCTCGCGGCAGCATCACGGCGACCCACCTGGTGCGGCTCGGCAAGATCCCCACGACCATCACGCCGGTTGCCGAGCTACCGGATCCGCTGGCCGAACGGTTCCGCGGCTCCGGCAGCGTGCTGATCTGCGCGCTCGCCGCGAAACGGGTGTCCGCAACCCAGCCCGGCGGCGTGCTGATGGTCGGCGCCGAGAAGGTCGCGCTCGGGGCGAGCCAGGACGCGCTGGAGACGCTCGCCGCGCAGATCGCGCTCGCGGTCGGCCGGGTCGACCTCGCCGAGGAGGTCGGCCGGCGCAAGAGCGAGGCGTACTTCCGGACCCTGGTGCACAACTCGTTCGACGTCATCCTGATCGTGGACGAGGGCGACATCGTGCGGTACGCGAGCCCCTCGGCGGCGGCGATGTTCGGCGAGCCACCGCAGCCCGGCCAGCTGCTGCCGGAACTGGTCGAGGAAACCGACCGGGGCCGGGTGATCGCCTCGTTGGGCCGGATGCGCGCGTACGACTCCGCCGAGGGGCACGAGGAGTGGCGGCTGTCGGCGGACAGCGACGGCGAGGTGTTCTGGGAGGTCCGCTACGCCAACCTGAGGTCCGACCAGACGGTGAAGGGACTGGTACTGACGCTGCGCGACGTCACCGCGCGCCGCCGGCTGGAGGCCGAGCTGCGGCACCGGGCGTTCCACGACCCGCTGACCGGTCTGGCGAACCGGCCGCTGTTCGCCGACCGGGTGGCGCACGCGCTCGCCCGCTCCCGGCGTACCGGCAAGCTCGCCGCGGTGGTGTTCGTCGACCTGGACGACTTCAAGATCGTCAACGACACGCTGGGGCACTCGGCCGGTGACGGGCTGCTCGTGGCGGTGGCCAACCGGCTGGCCGGCTCGGTCCGCAGCGCCGACACCGCGGCCCGGCTGGGCGGCGACGAGTTCGCCCTGCTGCTGGAGGACGTCGACTCGATGGCGGACCTGGAACGCATCGCCGCCGGGCTCACCGACACGCTGGCGATGCCGTACACGCTGACCGACGGGACCACCCGGGCCACCGCGAGCGTCGGGATCGCCACCTCCGCCGAGTCCGACGACGTGGACGAGATGCTGCGGCACGCCGACCTCGCGGTGTACGCGGCGAAGGCCGCCGGCCGCCGCCAGTGGTGCCGGTTCCAGCCGGAGCTGCACACCGGGATGCTGGAGAGCCGGGCGCTGTCCGCGCAGCTGGAGGAAGCCGTGCGCAGCGACGAGTTCCGGCTGCACTACCAGCCGATCGTGGAGCTCGCCGACGACCGGATCGTGGCGATGGAGGCGCTCGCCCGCTGGCCCACCCGGCGGCACGGCGTGGTGCTGCCGGAACGGTTCATCACCCTGGCCGAGGAGACCGGACACATCGTGCAGCTCGGCGCCTGGGTGTTGCAGCGCGCCACCGCCGACCTGGCCGCCTGGCGCCGCAGCGGCGACTGGCCGACCCCACCGTACGTGAGCGTCAACGTCTCGGCCCGGCAGCTGCACGACGGCGGGTTCGTCGCCGGGGTGCGCGCGGCGCTGGAGTCCGCGCAGCTGCCCGGCGAGGCGCTGGTACTGGAGCTGACCGAGAGCGTGCTGATGGGCCGGCACGACCAGGTCGAGGCCGACCTGCGCGCGTTGAAGGACCTCGGAGTGCGGCTGGCCATCGACGACTTCGGCACCGGGTACTCCTCGCTGAGCTACCTGCGCGAACTGCCCATCGACGTGATCAAGATCGACAAGTCGTTCGTCCGCGGGATCGCCCGCAACCAACAGGATCTGCGACTGCTGGAGGGCATCATCCGGATCACCGACACGTTCGGGGTGCAGCTGATCGCCGAGGGCATCGAGACCGCGCAGCAGCGCGACCTGCTCATCGAGATCGGCTGCGGGTTCGGCCAGGGATACCTGTTCTCCAAGCCGGTCGCACCGGGCGAGGCGGAGCGGCTGCTCGTCGCCTCCAACGACCGATGA
- a CDS encoding aminotransferase class I/II-fold pyridoxal phosphate-dependent enzyme, producing MALPSTRWPDLAELQRSHPMCDAVIDEIDGRRIRIGDDWLIDFASCNYLGFDLEPEIRAAIEPAVRRWGTHPSWSRLLGSPRLYVDVEDRLTELLGAPDVLALPTITLIHDAVVPALAAGGTVFVEARGHRSLYDAAKAATTTGATLRRFRAEDLAGLRAALAESAAPRLVCLDGVNSMTGNLPDLADIAAVCAQYDATCYVDDAHGFGVIGERRPGESSPYGMRGNSVLRHLDVGYDHMVLVGGCSKAYSSLLAFLALPTPLKQHLKIAAAPYLYSGPSPTASLATVLAGLDVNERRGDALRADLYRRTARVLDTVRTLGLVTPNRSGLPVIELPIGAAGIAEVGQFLYDRGIYVTLAPYPLVPRDEVGVRIQVTAANTDAEIDALNTVLIELADRFELPREQV from the coding sequence ATGGCCCTCCCCTCGACCCGCTGGCCAGACCTGGCCGAACTGCAGCGATCCCACCCGATGTGCGACGCGGTGATCGACGAGATCGACGGGCGCCGGATCCGGATCGGCGACGACTGGCTGATCGACTTCGCCTCCTGCAACTACCTCGGCTTCGACCTGGAGCCGGAGATCCGGGCCGCGATCGAACCGGCGGTGCGCCGCTGGGGCACCCACCCGAGCTGGTCCCGGCTGCTCGGCAGCCCGCGCCTGTACGTCGACGTCGAGGACCGGCTCACCGAACTGCTGGGTGCCCCGGACGTGCTCGCGCTGCCCACGATCACGCTCATCCACGACGCCGTGGTACCGGCGCTCGCGGCCGGCGGCACCGTGTTCGTCGAGGCGCGCGGGCACCGCTCGCTCTACGACGCGGCGAAGGCGGCGACCACCACCGGCGCCACCCTGCGCCGGTTCCGGGCCGAGGATCTGGCCGGGCTGCGCGCCGCGCTGGCCGAATCGGCCGCGCCGCGACTGGTCTGCCTCGACGGCGTCAACAGCATGACCGGCAACCTGCCCGACCTGGCGGACATCGCCGCGGTCTGCGCGCAGTACGACGCCACCTGCTACGTCGACGACGCGCACGGGTTCGGCGTGATCGGCGAGCGGCGGCCGGGCGAGAGCAGCCCGTACGGGATGCGCGGCAACAGCGTGCTGCGCCACCTGGACGTCGGCTACGACCACATGGTCCTCGTCGGCGGCTGCTCGAAGGCGTACTCGTCGCTGCTGGCGTTCCTCGCGCTGCCGACACCGCTCAAGCAGCACCTGAAGATCGCCGCCGCCCCCTACCTGTACTCCGGGCCCTCTCCCACCGCGTCGCTGGCGACCGTACTCGCCGGGTTGGACGTCAACGAGCGGCGCGGCGACGCGCTGCGCGCCGACCTGTACCGGCGCACCGCCCGGGTGCTCGACACGGTGCGCACGCTCGGGTTGGTCACGCCGAACCGCAGCGGGCTGCCGGTCATCGAGCTGCCGATCGGCGCCGCCGGGATCGCCGAGGTCGGCCAGTTCCTGTACGACCGCGGCATCTACGTCACGCTCGCGCCCTATCCCCTGGTACCGCGGGACGAGGTCGGCGTCCGCATCCAGGTCACCGCGGCGAACACCGACGCCGAGATCGACGCGCTCAACACGGTGCTGATCGAGCTGGCGGACCGTTTCGAGCTGCCGCGGGAGCAGGTGTGA
- a CDS encoding methyltransferase, translating into MTAQPRRNADADWDAWPVEQYLAENYRILHPSDAAVIAAHSTLYQRIEPGSLHRTVELGAGPNLYPLLLAAAASRHIDAVEPGAAGVAYLRRALTDGPEPSWQPFYAECRRLNPALPATMRQALSAVQVHRAPLTAPPAAPYDLASMHFVAESVTAEEDEFRSLCASYVAAVRPGGYLVAAFMAGMPTYRLGDGSVWPGLPVSAELLREVFEPLVEDLEIVAIGRDSTLPAYGDDGMLVLHARRR; encoded by the coding sequence GTGACGGCGCAGCCGCGGCGCAACGCCGACGCGGACTGGGACGCGTGGCCGGTCGAGCAGTACCTGGCCGAGAACTACCGGATCCTGCATCCCAGCGACGCGGCGGTGATCGCCGCGCACTCGACGCTGTACCAACGGATCGAGCCCGGCTCGCTGCACCGCACCGTGGAGCTCGGCGCCGGGCCCAACCTGTACCCGCTGCTGCTCGCCGCGGCGGCCAGCCGGCACATCGACGCGGTCGAGCCGGGCGCCGCCGGCGTGGCGTACCTGCGCCGCGCGCTGACCGACGGGCCGGAGCCGAGCTGGCAGCCGTTCTACGCCGAGTGCCGGCGGCTCAACCCGGCGCTGCCGGCGACCATGCGGCAGGCGCTGTCGGCGGTGCAGGTGCACCGGGCGCCGCTGACCGCCCCGCCGGCGGCGCCGTACGACCTCGCGTCGATGCACTTCGTCGCGGAGAGCGTGACCGCCGAGGAGGACGAGTTCCGGTCGCTGTGCGCCAGCTACGTCGCCGCGGTACGGCCGGGTGGGTACCTGGTGGCGGCGTTCATGGCGGGGATGCCGACGTACCGGCTGGGCGACGGATCGGTCTGGCCGGGGCTGCCGGTGTCCGCCGAGCTGCTGCGCGAGGTGTTCGAGCCGCTGGTCGAGGATCTGGAGATCGTCGCCATCGGCCGCGACAGCACGCTGCCGGCCTACGGTGACGACGGCATGCTCGTCCTGCACGCCCGCCGCCGCTAG
- a CDS encoding alpha/beta fold hydrolase — protein MNHSPRGATVPGVVHHRVRLNGTELHYVSAGNAGPPVVLVHGFPETWWVFHKLIPLLSAHHRVFAPDLRGFGDSAIATGRYDSATAAEDLGALIAGLDLGPVHLTGQDISGSPTFRLAATRPDLVASYAAIETGLPGYGVERLADVTHGGAWHIGVLAAPGIPAMLLAGRERTFLADYAVPSLCATPDAFTEQDIDELARAYTRTGAFDGASGLYRSMLREGAEIRELAGRKLTTPVLAVGGRSAAFTQATMRQVSENTSTATIDGIGHYVAMEAPERLADVLRTFYRTIDGPAPA, from the coding sequence ATGAACCACTCGCCCCGTGGCGCGACCGTTCCGGGCGTCGTGCACCACCGCGTCCGCCTCAACGGCACCGAGCTGCACTACGTCTCGGCGGGTAACGCCGGACCTCCCGTCGTCCTGGTCCACGGCTTCCCGGAAACCTGGTGGGTCTTCCACAAACTGATCCCGCTGCTCAGCGCGCACCACCGGGTGTTCGCGCCCGACCTGCGCGGTTTCGGCGACTCCGCGATCGCGACCGGCCGGTACGACAGCGCGACCGCGGCCGAGGACCTGGGCGCGCTGATCGCCGGGCTCGACCTCGGCCCGGTCCACCTGACGGGCCAGGACATCAGCGGGTCGCCCACGTTCCGGCTCGCCGCCACCCGCCCCGACCTGGTGGCAAGCTACGCGGCGATCGAGACCGGGCTGCCCGGGTACGGCGTCGAGCGGCTCGCCGACGTCACCCACGGCGGTGCCTGGCACATCGGCGTCCTCGCCGCCCCCGGCATCCCGGCGATGCTGCTCGCCGGCCGGGAGCGTACGTTCCTCGCCGACTACGCGGTGCCCTCGCTCTGCGCGACCCCCGATGCGTTCACCGAGCAGGACATCGACGAGCTCGCCCGCGCCTACACGCGGACGGGCGCCTTCGACGGCGCGTCCGGACTCTACCGGTCGATGCTGCGCGAGGGCGCGGAGATCCGCGAGCTCGCCGGCCGCAAGCTCACCACGCCGGTACTCGCCGTCGGCGGCCGGTCGGCCGCGTTCACGCAGGCGACGATGCGACAGGTCAGCGAGAACACCAGTACCGCCACGATCGACGGCATCGGCCACTACGTGGCGATGGAAGCCCCCGAGCGGCTCGCCGACGTCCTCCGCACCTTCTACCGCACGATCGACGGCCCGGCGCCGGCCTGA
- a CDS encoding MarR family winged helix-turn-helix transcriptional regulator codes for MARSPGAELALLLLGGFQSMVDEVHAELANRGHEGVRASHEFALRAIDEGADTATELGRSLAVSKQAAAKVIAALERLGYVEREADPNDARRKRLRVTTRGHDMMTLGAALFTEVRDRWAAQIGAARLDEFQAHLARLTRNRPASPDGPAPLPPELGDPLP; via the coding sequence ATGGCACGGTCACCAGGCGCCGAGCTGGCGCTCCTGCTGCTCGGCGGCTTCCAGTCGATGGTCGACGAGGTGCACGCCGAGCTGGCGAACCGCGGGCACGAAGGCGTCCGGGCATCCCACGAGTTCGCCCTCCGCGCCATCGACGAGGGGGCCGACACCGCCACCGAACTCGGCCGCAGCCTGGCCGTGTCCAAGCAGGCGGCCGCCAAGGTGATCGCCGCACTCGAACGGCTCGGATACGTGGAACGGGAGGCCGACCCGAACGACGCGCGCCGCAAACGACTGCGCGTCACCACCCGCGGGCACGACATGATGACCCTCGGCGCGGCCCTGTTCACCGAGGTACGCGACCGCTGGGCGGCGCAGATCGGCGCCGCGCGGCTCGACGAGTTCCAGGCCCACCTGGCCCGGCTCACCCGGAACCGGCCCGCCAGCCCGGACGGCCCCGCACCGCTCCCACCGGAGCTCGGCGACCCGCTCCCCTGA
- a CDS encoding zinc-dependent alcohol dehydrogenase family protein produces MGETMTGVYLPGGSAVRLASVPVPVPGPGQVLLRVGASTICGSDLRAIYREHLGAGPEAYQDVIAGHEPAGTVVEVGPQVRGLAVDDRVVVYHISGCGRCADCRLGYQISCTSPERAAYGWQRDGGHAEFLLAQARDCLPLPPELSMVDGACVACGFGTAYEGLCRAAVSGADRLLVVGLGPVGQAVGLLGGRLGAPLRIGVDVSERRLAAALELGAIDHAVTVDEADDAIAELTGGAGCEVAVDCSGATAGRSLAVRGTARRGRVVLLGEGARFDVEASPLLLHRQLTVHGSWVTSTHRMAELLGLLARWQLHPEIVVTDRFALADAGTAYRLADAGDRGKVAIIPN; encoded by the coding sequence ATGGGCGAGACGATGACCGGGGTGTACCTGCCGGGCGGGAGCGCGGTGCGCCTCGCATCGGTGCCGGTCCCGGTGCCCGGACCGGGGCAGGTGCTGCTGCGGGTGGGCGCCTCCACGATCTGCGGCAGCGACCTGCGCGCCATCTACCGGGAACACCTCGGCGCCGGCCCGGAGGCGTACCAGGACGTGATCGCCGGGCACGAGCCGGCCGGCACGGTGGTCGAGGTCGGGCCGCAGGTGCGCGGGCTGGCGGTGGACGACCGGGTGGTGGTCTACCACATCAGCGGGTGCGGGCGGTGCGCCGACTGCCGGCTCGGCTACCAGATCAGCTGCACCTCGCCGGAGCGCGCCGCATACGGCTGGCAGCGTGACGGCGGGCACGCGGAGTTCCTGCTCGCGCAGGCGCGCGACTGCCTGCCGCTGCCGCCGGAACTGTCCATGGTGGACGGTGCCTGCGTGGCGTGCGGCTTCGGCACCGCGTACGAGGGGCTGTGCCGCGCCGCGGTCTCGGGTGCCGACCGGCTGCTGGTGGTCGGGCTCGGCCCGGTCGGCCAGGCCGTCGGGCTGCTCGGCGGCAGGCTCGGCGCGCCGCTGCGGATCGGCGTGGACGTGAGCGAACGCCGGCTCGCCGCGGCGCTGGAGCTCGGCGCGATCGATCACGCGGTGACCGTCGACGAGGCCGACGACGCGATCGCCGAGCTGACCGGGGGAGCGGGCTGCGAGGTGGCGGTGGACTGCTCCGGCGCCACCGCCGGCCGCAGCCTCGCGGTGCGCGGCACCGCTCGCCGCGGCCGGGTCGTGCTGCTCGGCGAGGGCGCCCGGTTCGACGTCGAGGCGAGCCCGCTGCTGCTGCACCGGCAGCTGACCGTGCACGGTTCCTGGGTCACCAGCACGCACCGGATGGCCGAACTGCTGGGACTGCTGGCGCGCTGGCAGCTGCACCCCGAGATCGTGGTCACCGACCGGTTCGCCCTCGCCGACGCCGGCACCGCATACCGCCTCGCCGACGCCGGCGACCGCGGCAAGGTCGCCATCATCCCGAACTGA
- a CDS encoding amidohydrolase family protein, with product MPMLPPDDDEAVPGYLRALGLPGAIDLHVHFLPDRVLHKVWRYFDGAEQQLGVAWPITYRWAQPARLAHLRSLGVLRFPALVYPHKPGMARWLNDWALDFAAVTPDCLPSATFFPEPDAVDYLTDALRRGAVVVKSHLQVGGYDPRDPLLDGVWALLAAHRVPVVCHCGRGPQEGAFTGVGPITEVLARHPGLRLVVAHLGMPDYADFLDLARRYEHVYLDTTMAFTDFTERVSPFPPELVPVLGALADRIVLGSDFPNIPYPYAHQLAVLHRLGLGPEWLRAVLHDNAARLLADAADG from the coding sequence ATGCCGATGTTGCCGCCGGACGACGACGAGGCGGTGCCGGGCTACCTGCGCGCGCTCGGCCTGCCCGGTGCGATCGACCTGCACGTGCACTTCCTGCCCGACCGGGTGCTGCACAAGGTGTGGCGCTACTTCGACGGCGCCGAGCAGCAGCTCGGGGTGGCGTGGCCGATCACGTACCGCTGGGCCCAGCCGGCGCGGCTCGCGCACCTGCGGTCGCTGGGCGTGCTGCGGTTCCCGGCGCTGGTCTACCCGCACAAACCCGGGATGGCGCGCTGGCTCAACGACTGGGCGTTGGACTTCGCCGCCGTGACGCCGGACTGCCTGCCGTCGGCGACGTTCTTCCCCGAGCCGGACGCGGTGGACTACCTGACCGACGCGCTGCGCCGCGGTGCCGTGGTGGTCAAGTCGCACCTGCAGGTCGGCGGGTACGATCCGCGCGACCCCCTGCTCGACGGCGTCTGGGCGCTGCTCGCCGCACACCGGGTACCGGTGGTGTGTCACTGCGGCCGGGGCCCGCAGGAGGGCGCCTTCACCGGCGTCGGGCCGATCACCGAGGTGCTGGCCCGCCACCCGGGCCTGCGGCTGGTGGTGGCGCACCTGGGCATGCCGGACTACGCGGACTTCCTCGACCTGGCCCGGCGATACGAGCACGTGTACCTGGACACGACGATGGCGTTCACCGACTTCACCGAGCGGGTGTCGCCGTTCCCGCCGGAGCTGGTGCCGGTGCTCGGCGCGCTCGCCGACCGGATCGTGCTCGGCTCCGACTTCCCGAACATCCCGTACCCGTACGCGCACCAGCTCGCAGTGCTGCACCGGCTCGGCCTCGGCCCGGAATGGCTGCGCGCGGTACTGCACGACAACGCCGCCCGGCTGCTCGCCGACGCCGCCGACGGGTGA